A single Roseofilum casamattae BLCC-M143 DNA region contains:
- a CDS encoding TIGR03279 family radical SAM protein: protein MSISSTRPAKITQVLPDSIAAEIGFEPGDAIVSINGTKPRDLIDYQFLCADEFLELEACDRRGVVHHIEIEKDYDEDLGLEFETALFDGLIQCNNRCPFCFIDQQPPGKRKSLYFKDDDYRLSFLYGSYLTLTNLSEKEWQRIESMRLSPLYVSVHATEPEVRTRLLKNPRAGKLLEQLQWFQERRLQIHAQVVVCPGINDGIHLEQTLLDLARFHYGETPTVASVAVVPVGLTRFRPTEDELIPVTPEKAREVIAQVQELQQKFQQNYDSTVAWLADEWFLIAGVDLPPESHYEDYPQIGNGVGSIQLFIREFAETIADYNCDRISPPRRFSWVVGNAVEHAFQSLVQQLNQIAGLTIELQAINSDYWGQEITVTGLLTGEDLVAKLSGKDLGDGILLPTVMLKHGESCFLDDLTVEMVQEQLGVPIFPVDGITGLLDTALLDFLE, encoded by the coding sequence ATGAGCATCTCCTCCACTCGTCCTGCCAAAATTACCCAAGTCTTGCCTGACTCCATTGCTGCGGAAATTGGCTTTGAACCGGGGGATGCGATCGTTTCAATTAATGGTACAAAACCGCGAGATTTAATTGACTATCAGTTTCTGTGTGCCGATGAATTTCTGGAACTGGAAGCTTGCGATCGCCGAGGAGTCGTCCATCATATTGAAATCGAGAAAGATTACGACGAAGACCTGGGTTTAGAATTTGAAACTGCCTTATTTGATGGTTTAATTCAATGCAATAATCGCTGTCCGTTTTGTTTTATCGACCAACAACCGCCGGGAAAACGCAAAAGTCTTTACTTCAAAGATGATGACTATCGCCTCAGTTTCTTATACGGAAGTTATTTAACTCTAACCAATTTGAGCGAAAAAGAATGGCAGCGTATTGAATCCATGCGTCTTTCTCCGCTCTACGTTTCCGTTCATGCCACCGAACCGGAGGTCAGAACTCGCCTATTGAAAAACCCGCGAGCGGGAAAACTTTTGGAACAGTTACAATGGTTTCAGGAACGGCGATTGCAAATTCACGCGCAAGTTGTGGTTTGTCCGGGAATTAATGATGGCATACATCTGGAACAAACTCTCCTAGATTTAGCTCGCTTTCATTACGGAGAAACTCCAACTGTGGCCTCAGTTGCCGTAGTTCCCGTGGGATTAACTCGCTTTCGTCCGACTGAAGACGAGCTGATTCCAGTAACACCAGAAAAAGCGCGAGAAGTTATTGCGCAAGTGCAAGAGTTGCAACAGAAATTTCAGCAGAATTATGATTCCACGGTGGCTTGGCTGGCCGATGAATGGTTCTTAATTGCTGGGGTGGATTTGCCTCCGGAATCTCATTATGAGGACTATCCGCAAATTGGGAATGGAGTCGGTTCGATTCAGCTCTTTATTCGCGAGTTTGCGGAAACCATTGCCGACTATAATTGCGATCGCATTTCTCCTCCTCGGCGCTTCAGTTGGGTGGTAGGAAATGCCGTAGAACATGCGTTTCAGTCCTTGGTTCAGCAGTTAAATCAAATTGCCGGATTAACTATAGAGTTGCAAGCGATAAATAGCGACTATTGGGGACAAGAGATTACGGTGACTGGTTTATTAACCGGAGAAGATTTAGTCGCAAAGTTATCGGGAAAAGACTTAGGGGATGGTATTTTATTACCAACGGTGATGTTAAAGCACGGGGAATCTTGTTTCCTGGACGATCTGACCGTAGAGATGGTGCAAGAGCAGTTAGGCGTTCCCATTTTCCCGGTGGATGGAATTACGGGATTATTGGATACCGCCTTACTAGATTTTCTCGAATAA
- a CDS encoding glycosyltransferase family 2 protein — translation MFSIYILTYNEELDIGPCIESAALSDDVIVVDSFSSDRTMELAQRYPVRAVQHRFESHGRQRTWMLKEIPAKYPWIYILEADERMTPELFAECLDAMKSTEIVGYYVAERVIFMNRWIRRSTQYPRYQLRLLRPDRVWFSDYGHTEREECDGPTGFLQETYPHYTCSKGLSRWIEKHNRYSTDEAAETIRQLEEGDVDWSALVFGKTEVERRRALKDLSLRIPLRPVVRFFYMYFILGGCLDGSPGLAWCTLQSFYEYLILLKTWEMQYSPVPQLDPQTLEVVETASTPTEDPTLETP, via the coding sequence ATGTTTTCCATTTATATCCTCACCTATAACGAAGAACTGGATATAGGGCCTTGTATTGAGTCTGCTGCACTTTCCGATGATGTCATTGTTGTAGACTCATTTAGTAGCGATCGCACCATGGAACTTGCCCAACGCTACCCGGTTCGCGCCGTGCAACACCGCTTTGAAAGTCACGGCCGCCAACGCACTTGGATGCTTAAAGAAATCCCGGCAAAATATCCCTGGATTTATATCCTCGAAGCCGACGAGCGCATGACTCCAGAGTTATTCGCCGAATGTTTAGACGCGATGAAATCGACGGAAATTGTCGGGTATTACGTGGCGGAACGAGTCATTTTTATGAATCGCTGGATTCGCCGCAGTACCCAATATCCTCGTTACCAATTACGCTTATTACGGCCCGATCGCGTTTGGTTTAGCGACTACGGCCATACGGAACGGGAGGAGTGCGACGGGCCGACCGGCTTTTTACAAGAAACCTATCCCCACTATACCTGTAGTAAAGGCCTCAGTCGTTGGATTGAAAAGCACAATCGCTATTCCACCGATGAAGCGGCAGAAACCATTCGTCAGTTAGAAGAAGGAGACGTTGATTGGTCGGCATTGGTGTTTGGGAAAACTGAAGTCGAACGGCGACGCGCGCTGAAAGATTTATCTTTGCGCATTCCCTTACGACCGGTGGTGCGTTTCTTTTATATGTATTTTATCTTGGGTGGATGTCTCGATGGCTCCCCCGGTTTAGCCTGGTGTACCCTACAAAGCTTCTATGAATATCTAATTTTGCTGAAAACCTGGGAGATGCAATATTCCCCCGTTCCGCAGTTAGATCCTCAAACTTTAGAAGTTGTTGAAACAGCCTCTACACCCACTGAAGATCCCACCCTCGAGACTCCATAA
- a CDS encoding undecaprenyl-diphosphate phosphatase gives MDKPRKLSLFVLFGLTLSCTLLVPTVLQGQESLIPPANSVNILQAFILGLVQGMTEFIPISSTAHLKVIPVLLGWGDPGIAFSATIQLGSIGAVFWYFWEDLRQLTLGTIEAIQKQDYQSNTVRMVGGIFLGTVPIAAIGLGIKVFVPNFDESPIRKMTSIAIASIVMAILLGIAEKWGSRQRDYDRLGMQDGILMGCAQALAIIPGVSRSGSTITAGLFMGLERATAARFSFLLGIPAITLAGLVELVGLLDSETSGVGLPSLIVGLVSSAFFSYIAIAWLIKFLQTRSTWLFIWYRLIFGIVILIGIATQFIPNS, from the coding sequence ATGGATAAACCGCGCAAGCTCTCGCTCTTCGTTCTCTTTGGACTCACCTTATCCTGCACCCTGCTCGTTCCCACAGTTCTGCAAGGACAAGAAAGTCTAATTCCTCCGGCAAATAGTGTAAATATCTTGCAAGCCTTTATCCTCGGATTAGTCCAGGGAATGACCGAGTTTATCCCCATCAGCAGCACGGCTCACCTGAAGGTTATTCCCGTCCTGCTCGGATGGGGAGATCCGGGGATTGCCTTCAGCGCGACAATTCAACTCGGCAGCATTGGTGCGGTGTTTTGGTACTTTTGGGAAGACCTGCGACAACTGACGCTAGGAACGATTGAAGCCATTCAAAAACAAGACTATCAATCCAATACCGTACGAATGGTTGGGGGAATTTTTCTAGGTACTGTGCCGATCGCTGCTATTGGATTAGGAATTAAGGTCTTCGTTCCCAACTTTGATGAGTCGCCGATCCGCAAAATGACATCGATCGCGATCGCCTCTATCGTCATGGCCATTTTATTAGGAATTGCCGAAAAGTGGGGTTCTCGCCAGCGCGATTACGATCGCCTGGGAATGCAAGATGGTATTCTCATGGGATGCGCGCAAGCTCTCGCGATTATTCCGGGAGTTTCTCGCTCGGGGTCTACAATTACTGCCGGACTCTTTATGGGACTGGAACGAGCCACTGCGGCGCGATTTTCCTTTCTCCTGGGAATTCCCGCCATTACCCTAGCGGGGTTAGTCGAACTCGTCGGATTATTAGATTCCGAAACATCAGGAGTCGGACTTCCATCCCTGATTGTCGGACTCGTATCTTCTGCCTTTTTCTCTTATATTGCGATCGCCTGGTTGATTAAATTTTTGCAAACCCGCAGTACTTGGCTCTTTATTTGGTATCGTCTGATCTTCGGCATCGTTATCTTAATCGGCATCGCCACTCAATTTATTCCCAACAGCTAG
- a CDS encoding tetratricopeptide repeat protein: protein MKPIEKIISDCTSNKISYKECEEQFQFLLAQERDLVFLETIGEKYLSDTEFSIPIYQRVLEIEPDNINAIVELSYSLYLSGEDEQSKQTLAMAKPIDSDNIRVMSCEALITSDARTIIALYRKIIDRDPSHLNARELELFNDAKSKLEILEKPDPIVIEFEQWIQTVSDRIERCGYRIETIETVANDYLSIAVCLNSETIMARIDLCRAWYLSDLLNYRFFWQIRDVASHVMGFHESMEIPSDADFDRIFNDFFQRLGIQLIQS, encoded by the coding sequence ATGAAACCAATCGAGAAAATAATTTCTGACTGTACGAGTAATAAAATTAGCTATAAAGAATGTGAAGAGCAGTTTCAGTTTCTGCTCGCTCAAGAACGCGATCTTGTATTTTTGGAAACCATTGGTGAAAAATATTTGTCCGACACTGAATTTAGTATCCCTATTTATCAAAGAGTTCTAGAAATAGAGCCGGATAATATAAATGCGATTGTAGAATTAAGTTATTCGCTTTATCTCAGTGGAGAAGATGAGCAGAGCAAACAAACCTTGGCAATGGCAAAACCAATCGATTCAGATAATATACGCGTGATGTCTTGTGAAGCATTGATTACTTCAGATGCACGAACTATAATCGCACTGTATCGAAAAATTATAGATCGAGATCCAAGCCATTTAAATGCACGCGAGTTAGAATTGTTTAATGATGCAAAATCGAAATTAGAAATCCTAGAAAAACCCGATCCGATAGTTATTGAATTTGAGCAATGGATACAAACGGTCTCAGACCGGATAGAACGCTGTGGATATCGGATAGAAACGATCGAGACGGTTGCAAATGATTATCTCAGTATAGCAGTGTGCTTGAATTCAGAAACAATAATGGCTCGAATTGATTTGTGTAGAGCATGGTATTTATCCGATTTGCTGAACTATCGTTTTTTCTGGCAAATTAGAGATGTTGCTTCTCATGTTATGGGATTCCATGAGAGTATGGAGATTCCATCAGATGCTGATTTCGATCGCATTTTCAATGATTTTTTCCAGAGGCTTGGAATACAACTTATTCAATCCTGA
- a CDS encoding oxidoreductase produces the protein MNARISNSGFSDWTPDKLPNLSGKTYLITGGNSGIGLEAAKMLAKVNANLIIGCRSTGKAERAVAELAAIGSGTVDYILVDLSKMSSVRSAAADIQKRDVALDGLIANAGIMQTPETRTEDGFELQLATNHLGHFLLSGLLFDRVEQASGRIVVVSSIAHKFGAIAFDDLMLTQDYDSSRAYGQSKLANLLFAFELQRRLEAAGSSVSCYACHPGYSATQLQSTGPKGFWNVLYKLTNAIMAQPAYNGAIPTVLAAAGAEAVPGAYYGPQSMMEARGRVSDATVAPQALDEEVAARLWGESEKLVGYEWTLRSPTPAS, from the coding sequence ATGAATGCAAGAATCTCTAACAGTGGCTTTTCCGATTGGACTCCGGACAAACTTCCCAACCTGAGTGGGAAAACCTATCTGATTACAGGAGGAAATTCCGGGATTGGTTTAGAAGCAGCTAAAATGCTCGCCAAAGTTAACGCGAATCTGATTATCGGCTGCCGCAGTACCGGGAAAGCCGAACGAGCTGTAGCCGAACTTGCAGCGATCGGATCGGGAACGGTAGACTATATTTTAGTCGATCTCTCGAAGATGTCATCCGTGCGATCGGCTGCCGCAGACATTCAAAAACGCGATGTTGCTCTGGATGGTTTGATTGCCAACGCGGGAATTATGCAAACCCCAGAAACGCGCACGGAAGATGGCTTCGAGCTACAACTGGCAACCAATCATCTCGGCCATTTTCTCCTGAGTGGGTTATTGTTCGATCGTGTAGAACAAGCATCCGGTCGTATTGTGGTTGTGAGCAGTATAGCCCATAAATTCGGCGCGATCGCTTTTGACGATTTGATGCTAACTCAAGATTACGATTCTTCTCGCGCATACGGTCAAAGCAAACTGGCGAATCTCTTGTTTGCCTTTGAGTTGCAGCGCAGACTGGAAGCGGCTGGCAGCTCGGTTTCCTGCTATGCTTGCCATCCCGGTTATTCTGCCACGCAACTACAGAGTACCGGACCGAAAGGATTTTGGAATGTATTGTATAAGTTGACCAATGCAATTATGGCGCAACCAGCGTATAATGGCGCTATTCCCACAGTTTTAGCCGCCGCAGGAGCAGAAGCCGTACCCGGTGCGTATTACGGCCCGCAATCCATGATGGAAGCTCGCGGCCGGGTGAGCGATGCCACCGTAGCTCCGCAAGCGTTGGACGAAGAAGTTGCCGCGCGACTGTGGGGAGAAAGCGAGAAGTTAGTGGGATATGAATGGACATTGCGATCGCCCACTCCTGCCTCTTAG
- the glmM gene encoding phosphoglucosamine mutase produces MVQSLSKPQTPLSNRSAGVQEDRTWTPLNLPPSRLFGTDGIRGRAGDLLNAPFALQLGFWAGQVLRPVGISSGIVILGQDSRNSSDMLAMSLSAGLTAAGLEVWNIGLCPTPCVAYLTAATEAIAGIMISASHNPPEDNGIKFFNAEGTKLSKAVQADIEAALRGHSSASSYPWGRHYHRPELLQDYATSLHQPLVNSLDLQGMRIVLDLAWGAAVPVAPDVFQDLGAEVICLHNRADGDRINVHCGSTHLASLQAAVQEHDADMGFAFDGDADRVIAVDSQGRPVDGDYILYLWGCTLHHANKLPNQTIISTVMANLGFERAWEKLGGTLVRTAVGDQHVHAEMLKTGAMLGGEQSGHILCHHYSLTGDGVQTALHIAAIVRQSGTPLVELVNQSFQPYPQLLKNVRVEDRQTRLNWHACEPLQDAIARATESLGEQGRVLVRASGTEPVVRVMVEASHDHLAEYWTENLVGAVRHHLV; encoded by the coding sequence ATGGTTCAATCGTTGTCTAAACCTCAAACCCCCTTATCAAACCGTTCGGCAGGAGTACAGGAAGATCGCACCTGGACTCCTCTAAACTTACCCCCATCTCGCCTATTCGGAACTGACGGGATTCGCGGCCGAGCGGGAGACCTGCTCAATGCCCCCTTTGCCTTACAATTGGGGTTTTGGGCCGGACAAGTGTTGCGTCCTGTGGGAATCTCTTCCGGAATTGTCATTTTAGGACAAGATTCGCGTAACTCCAGCGATATGCTGGCCATGTCTCTCTCCGCCGGTTTGACGGCAGCAGGATTGGAAGTGTGGAATATCGGCCTGTGTCCGACTCCTTGCGTTGCTTACCTCACTGCGGCTACCGAGGCGATCGCCGGAATTATGATTTCCGCCAGCCACAATCCGCCAGAAGACAACGGAATCAAGTTTTTTAACGCCGAAGGTACAAAGCTATCGAAAGCGGTTCAGGCGGACATAGAAGCGGCTCTGCGCGGACATAGTTCTGCCTCCAGCTATCCTTGGGGACGCCACTACCACCGTCCCGAGTTGTTGCAAGACTATGCCACATCCTTGCATCAACCGTTGGTGAATAGCCTGGATTTGCAAGGAATGCGCATTGTTCTCGATCTGGCTTGGGGAGCTGCCGTTCCCGTCGCTCCCGATGTATTCCAAGACTTGGGAGCTGAGGTCATTTGCTTGCACAACCGCGCTGATGGCGATCGCATTAACGTCCACTGCGGTTCCACTCATTTGGCGTCTCTGCAAGCAGCGGTACAGGAGCACGATGCCGATATGGGATTTGCCTTTGATGGAGATGCCGATCGCGTTATTGCGGTAGACTCCCAAGGACGGCCCGTGGATGGGGATTACATTCTCTACCTTTGGGGATGCACGTTGCATCATGCCAACAAGTTACCCAACCAAACGATTATCTCTACGGTGATGGCGAATCTGGGCTTCGAGCGAGCTTGGGAAAAACTGGGCGGAACTCTGGTACGGACGGCAGTTGGCGACCAACACGTTCATGCGGAAATGCTGAAAACCGGCGCGATGCTCGGTGGCGAACAATCCGGTCATATTCTCTGCCACCACTACAGTTTAACCGGAGATGGGGTACAAACGGCGTTGCATATTGCTGCGATCGTGCGGCAGTCCGGTACTCCTCTGGTAGAATTAGTGAACCAAAGCTTCCAACCTTATCCGCAACTCTTGAAAAATGTGCGAGTTGAAGACCGGCAAACTCGGCTGAACTGGCACGCTTGCGAACCGTTGCAGGATGCGATCGCTCGTGCGACGGAATCTCTGGGAGAGCAAGGCCGAGTTTTGGTCAGAGCATCCGGTACCGAACCGGTGGTGCGCGTCATGGTAGAAGCCAGTCACGACCATTTAGCTGAATATTGGACGGAGAATTTAGTCGGCGCGGTACGACACCATTTAGTCTAA
- a CDS encoding acyl-CoA thioesterase: MAFIYTRIVRFDDTDAAGVVYFANLFRFCHEAYEASLAAAGVEIGEFFGRSPMACPIIETQGKFYHPMTVGDRLEISLNPEQLKLDEYQITYTVAIGDRAVAEATTRHVCIDTELRHRKDLPSFLLDWLRAP, from the coding sequence ATGGCATTCATCTACACTCGAATTGTTCGATTTGACGACACTGACGCGGCGGGAGTGGTGTATTTTGCCAATTTATTTCGATTTTGTCATGAAGCTTATGAAGCCTCTCTCGCCGCTGCAGGAGTTGAGATCGGGGAGTTTTTCGGGCGATCGCCAATGGCCTGTCCGATTATCGAAACTCAGGGTAAATTTTATCATCCCATGACCGTTGGCGATCGCCTAGAAATTTCCCTAAACCCAGAGCAACTCAAGTTAGATGAATATCAGATAACTTATACCGTTGCGATTGGCGATCGCGCCGTCGCCGAAGCTACGACTCGTCATGTCTGCATTGATACCGAGCTTCGTCACCGAAAAGACTTACCCTCGTTCTTATTAGATTGGTTGCGCGCCCCCTAA
- a CDS encoding TetR/AcrR family transcriptional regulator produces MRLTDKKRAAILAAAVAEFQQHGFDGTSMDRIAAVAEVSKRTVYNHFASKEDLFAAIVSELLARSQTMSDYVYMPELPLAEQLFDIGKAIAQTLTSDDFMQLSRAIVSRFLQSPDIAESTFREHDKFNSGLIAWIEAASQDNRLAITNAEFAATQFTSLIKAFVFWPQLIGNQAPVSEEECDRIIQSAVALFLSYYSAIGEAREGK; encoded by the coding sequence ATGCGATTAACCGACAAGAAACGAGCCGCCATTCTAGCCGCTGCGGTAGCTGAATTTCAGCAACATGGTTTTGATGGAACGAGTATGGATCGGATTGCTGCCGTTGCTGAGGTCTCGAAGCGAACGGTATACAACCATTTTGCCAGTAAAGAGGACTTGTTTGCGGCAATTGTCTCCGAGTTGCTGGCGCGATCGCAAACCATGAGCGATTATGTTTATATGCCCGAGCTGCCATTAGCCGAACAGCTTTTCGATATCGGGAAGGCGATCGCGCAGACACTCACTAGCGATGATTTTATGCAATTATCGAGAGCGATCGTATCTCGGTTTCTGCAGTCACCCGATATTGCCGAATCAACCTTTCGCGAACATGACAAGTTTAACAGCGGACTCATCGCATGGATTGAAGCTGCGAGTCAGGATAATCGTCTCGCAATTACTAATGCTGAGTTTGCCGCAACACAATTTACTAGTTTGATTAAAGCCTTTGTCTTTTGGCCGCAATTAATTGGCAACCAAGCTCCCGTATCGGAGGAAGAATGCGATCGGATTATTCAATCCGCAGTAGCTTTGTTTCTCAGCTACTATAGTGCGATCGGTGAGGCAAGAGAAGGAAAGTAA
- the hpsJ-B gene encoding hormogonium polysaccharide biosynthesis protein HpsJ: MKASSNSISSLAARSLQLVGLIMIVSFIIDILILAMPPNPLNRQWRLGYTTQLIDRGVIPLVGIVLLLGGIWIKDASGMLGSKQGLLKSAAVFTSLILGIVYVLLVPLHSIDTVRARTQLLATLDREAKNAEEQVQLDNPQVQATLDRQRAQFKAQITGLLDNPEQLAQAIEQSPEQQAQLLRQFQANPNEIDSFIDQQIGTLPDRAQQRIRERKQEQANQIQVNTLKSMSQSINGGLLAVGYLGIGLAGVQFGGGGKRKKRRK; the protein is encoded by the coding sequence ATGAAAGCAAGTAGTAATTCCATTTCTTCTTTAGCCGCTCGGTCGCTGCAACTGGTCGGCTTAATCATGATTGTCTCATTTATCATTGATATTTTAATCTTAGCCATGCCTCCCAATCCGCTAAATCGTCAATGGAGGCTTGGCTACACCACTCAGCTTATCGATCGCGGCGTCATTCCCCTCGTTGGAATTGTTCTACTCTTGGGGGGAATTTGGATTAAAGATGCCTCCGGAATGCTCGGCTCCAAACAAGGACTTTTAAAATCGGCAGCCGTCTTCACCTCTCTCATTTTAGGTATTGTCTACGTGCTCCTGGTTCCCCTACACAGCATTGATACCGTCCGCGCTCGCACCCAATTGCTCGCTACCCTTGACCGAGAAGCGAAAAATGCAGAAGAGCAAGTACAACTGGACAATCCTCAAGTTCAGGCGACTTTAGACCGGCAGCGGGCCCAATTCAAAGCCCAAATCACCGGCTTGCTCGATAACCCCGAACAGCTCGCTCAAGCGATCGAGCAATCTCCGGAGCAGCAGGCCCAGCTCTTGCGGCAGTTTCAAGCAAACCCCAATGAGATCGACTCCTTCATCGACCAACAAATTGGTACCCTGCCCGATCGCGCGCAGCAGCGAATTCGCGAACGCAAACAAGAGCAGGCAAACCAAATTCAGGTTAATACGCTCAAGTCTATGTCACAATCGATTAATGGCGGGTTGCTGGCCGTCGGATATTTGGGAATTGGTTTGGCTGGAGTTCAGTTTGGTGGAGGCGGCAAGCGGAAAAAGCGCCGCAAGTAA